CCTGATCGCCGCAGGCGCGCACTAAGCGTCGCCCTTATAGCGCCGAAGCCACAGAAAGCCCCAGCCGTGAGCCAGCCAAACGCCGTCATCACCCTGTCTGAAGGCGTGCAGCGCCCGGTCGTGATCGGGGGCGGCGCCCGGATCGCCTTTATCGCCGGCCCGTGCCAGATGGAGAGCCGCCAGCACGCGCTGGAGACCGCGCACGCGCTGAAGGAGATCGGTGAGCGGCTGGATGTCGGCATCATCTACAAGACCAGCTTTGACAAGGCGAACCGCACCTCCGCCACGGCCGCGCGCGGCATCGGCCTGGCCGACGCCCTGCCGATCTTCGCCGAGATCAAAGCGGTCACGGGCCTGCCGACGCTGACCGACGTCCACTCCGAAGCGCAGTGCGCGCCGGTGGCTGAAGCCGTGGACGTGCTGCAGATCCCGGCCTTCCTGTCGCGCCAGACCGACCTGCTGCTGGCCGCCGCCGCGACGGGTCGGGCGATCAACATCAAGAAGGGCCAGTTCCTGGCGCCCTGGGACATGAAGAACGTCATCGCCAAGGTGGTCGGCGCGGGCAATCCGAACGTCATGGCCTGCGAGCGGGGCGCGAGCTTCGGCTACAACACCCTGGTCAGCGACATGCGGGCATTGCCGGTGCTGCGCGAGATCGGCTGCCCCGTGGTGTTCGACGCGACCCACAGCGTGCAGCAGCCGGGCGGGCAGGGGACCTCCTCGGGCGGCCAGCGCGAGTTCGTGCCGGTGCTGGCGCGCGCGGCGGTGTCGGTCGGCGTGGACGCCGTCTTTATCGAGACCCATCCGGACCCTGATCACGCGCCGTCGGACGGCCCCAACATGGTGCCGCTGGCTCAATTCGAGGCTCTGGCGCGTCAGTTGATCGCCTTTGACGACCTGGCGCGCGAAGTCGGCGCCAAGGCGCCGCAGCCGCGGGCCGCCTGATCCGGTGCAGCGGCCTCGGCTGACAATCGGACAGTGGGTCGGGTACGTCGGACTGGCTCTGGTGGTGCTGTTCACCGTTCTGGTGGCGGTGTTTGGCGGGGCTGTCGTGCGATCCAGCCTGAACCCGCGCGTCCCGTTCCAGACCTATGAGCCGCCCCCCGCGCCGGACTATGCGCAAGCGGGCGCGTGGGCCATGCGCGACGTGCGCGATCGCGGCGCCGGGCCGGCGTCGGTGTTCTTTGTGCACTCCACCACCTACGACGGCGGCGAGGGATGGAACGGCGCGACGGACGACGAACAGGCGCTGGCCTATCTCAGGCGGGTCGTGCTGCCGAACTACGCGGCGCCCTTCGCGCGCGCGGGCGACGTCAGCGCGCCTCTCTATCGCCAGGCCAGCCTTTACGCGCGTCTGACGCCGCGTGACGACGCGCGCGAAGCTCGCCGCTTCGCCTATGGCGATGTCGAGCGGGCGTTCGACGCCTGGCTGGCGCGGCATCCTGACGGCCCCATCATCCTGGCGGGGGTGGAGCAGGGCGGCGAACTCGTCGATCGCCTGCTGCGCGAACGCGTCGCGCCGGACGCCGCCCTGCGCCGCCGGCTGGCGGCCGCCTATCTGATCGATACGCTTGTCGCCGTCGACGGACTGCCGAAGGACGTGCCGGCGTGCCAGCGGCGGGATCAGGCCGGCTGTGTGGTCGGCTGGGCGCAGGTTGCCGAAGACGACGATGCGGCGGCGCGCCGGCGGCTGGAAAGCGCGCTCGTGTTCGACGCCCGCGGCCAACTGGTGGAACGCGCCGACCGCGCGACGCTCTGCGTCAATCCGGTGACCGGCTCGACCGACACAGCTCCTGTCCCGAGCCGTCTGCATCACGGCGCCACCAACGCCACAGGTTTGGAATGGGAGGCCCGCCCCGCCCTGATCGCTCGCGCCGTCCCTACGCAGTGCCGTGACGGTCTGCTGCGGTTCGAGCGGCCGAGCCAGGAATCGTTCCGGACGGGGGGAAACTGGGCCGATCGCAGAAAGACGCCGCCGTACAGCCTGTTCTACGGCGATCTGGAGCTGGACGCCCAGGCCCGGGTCGGCGCCTGGCTGGATCGTAACGCCGGCTAGACGTCCAGGTCCTCGACGGCGAAGCGGGCGTTCTCCTGGATGAACTGGAAGCGCGCCTCGGCCCGCTTGCCCATCAACCGTTCGACCAGATCCTCGATGCTGCTCTCCGCGTCCGGCACGGTGATGCGAGCCAGGGTCCGCTTCTTCGGATCCATGGTGGTCTCCTTCAGCTGAGAGGCCATCATCTCGCCGAGACCCTTGAACCGGCCGATCTCGACCTTCTTGCCCTTGAAGACGGTCTTCAGCAGTTCCTCGCGGTGCGCGTCGTCCCGCGCGTATTCGCTCAAAGGCCCCGCACTGATGCGGTATAGCGGCGGCAGGGCCATAAAGACCTTACCCTGGCGAATGGTCTCGGGCATGACGCGATAGAAGAAGGTGATCAGCAGCGCCGCGATGTGCGCGCCATCCACGTCGGCGTCCGTCATGATCACGATCCGCTCATAGCGCAGATCGTCGATGTTGAAGCGCGCGCCGGGCTGCACGCCCATGGCCAGCGCCAGATCCGACAGCTCCACATTCTGACGCAGCTTGTCCACCGTGGCCGAGGCGACGTTCAGGATCTTGCCTCTCAGCGGCAGGATGGCCTGGGTCGTGCGGTCGCGCGCCTGCTTGGCCGAGCCGCCGGCCGAGTCGCCTTCGACGATGAACAGCTCGGTGCCTTCCGCCGCCTGGCGGCTGCAGTCGGACAGCTTGCCCGGCAGGCGCAGCTTGCGGGTGGCCGCCGCACGCTGAACTTCCTTGTCCTTGCGCCGGCGCAGACGGTCCTCGGCCCGGTCGATGACGAAGCCGAGCAGGGCGTTCGCCTGCTTGGGACTCTCGGTCAGCCAGTGGTCCAGCGGATCGCGCAACAGCTGCTCGACAATGCGGGCGCCCTCGGGCGAGGACAGGCGGTCCTTGGTCTGACCCTGGAACTCCGGATTGCGGATAAAGACGCTGATCAGGGCGCCGGCGTTGGCGATCACGTCCTCGGCCGTGATGACCTCGGCCCGCTTCTCCTTGATCAGCTCGCCATAGGCCTTGAGCCCTTTGACCAGGGCGGCGCGGAAGCCGGCCTCGTGCGTGCCGCCATCCGGCGTCGAGACGGTGTTGCAGTAGGAGCTGACGAAGCCGTCGGCCTCGCCGAAGCCGATCGGCGACCAGGTCACCGCCCATTCCACAGCGCCAGCCTCGCCCTTGCGCTCGACCCGCCCGGCGAAGGTGGGCGTCACCGTCTCCAGCTCTCCGATCCTGTCGGCCAAGGCGTCGGAAAGCCCGCCCGGGAAGTGCAGCAGGGCCTGCGCCGGCGTCTGGTCCGTGATCCGCTCGGGCGCGCAGGACCACTTGATCTCGACGCCGCGGAACAGATAGGCCTTGGACCGCGCCATGCGGAACAGGCGCGCGGGCTTGAACGCCGCGCCGACGCCGAAAATCTCTTCGTCCGGCTTGAAGCGGATCAGGGTGCCGCGCTTCTTGGACGGCTGGACCTGCTGGATGGGCGCCAGCACATGGCCGCGGCTGAACGCCTGCTTCCACTCGAATCCGTCGCGCCAGACCGTGACGTCCAGGTGCTCGCTCAGCGCATTGACGACGGACACGCCCACGCCGTGCAAACCGCCCGAAGTTTCATAGGCCTTGCCGGAGAACTTGCCGCCCGAGTGGAGCACGGTCATCACCACCTCCAGCGCCGATTTGCCGGGGTGCTTGGGATGCGGATCGACCGGGATGCCGCGCCCGTCGTCGCGCACCGACAGATAGCCGTCCACGTCCAGGTCGACCGTGATCAGCTTGGCGTGACGGGCGACCGCTTCGTCCATGGCGTTGTCCAGCACCTCGGCGAACAGGTGGTGCAGGGCGCGTTCGTCCGTGCCGCCGATGTACATGCCGGGACGCTTGCGCACAGGCTCCAGCCCCTCCAGCACCTCGATGGACGAGGCGGAGTAGGCGGCGGCGGCTCCAGCCGTGGCGGGCGCGGTCGATGCAGGCGCGACCACGGGCGCGAGCACCGGCGCGGCCTTCGCCTTTACCGGCTCGGGCGGCTTCGCGGGTTCAGGCGCGGGATCAAAGGAGGCGAACAGGTCGTCGGCGGGCTGGGCCATTCACAT
The genomic region above belongs to Brevundimonas sp. PAMC22021 and contains:
- a CDS encoding DUF3089 domain-containing protein, producing MQRPRLTIGQWVGYVGLALVVLFTVLVAVFGGAVVRSSLNPRVPFQTYEPPPAPDYAQAGAWAMRDVRDRGAGPASVFFVHSTTYDGGEGWNGATDDEQALAYLRRVVLPNYAAPFARAGDVSAPLYRQASLYARLTPRDDAREARRFAYGDVERAFDAWLARHPDGPIILAGVEQGGELVDRLLRERVAPDAALRRRLAAAYLIDTLVAVDGLPKDVPACQRRDQAGCVVGWAQVAEDDDAAARRRLESALVFDARGQLVERADRATLCVNPVTGSTDTAPVPSRLHHGATNATGLEWEARPALIARAVPTQCRDGLLRFERPSQESFRTGGNWADRRKTPPYSLFYGDLELDAQARVGAWLDRNAG
- the parE gene encoding DNA topoisomerase IV subunit B encodes the protein MAQPADDLFASFDPAPEPAKPPEPVKAKAAPVLAPVVAPASTAPATAGAAAAYSASSIEVLEGLEPVRKRPGMYIGGTDERALHHLFAEVLDNAMDEAVARHAKLITVDLDVDGYLSVRDDGRGIPVDPHPKHPGKSALEVVMTVLHSGGKFSGKAYETSGGLHGVGVSVVNALSEHLDVTVWRDGFEWKQAFSRGHVLAPIQQVQPSKKRGTLIRFKPDEEIFGVGAAFKPARLFRMARSKAYLFRGVEIKWSCAPERITDQTPAQALLHFPGGLSDALADRIGELETVTPTFAGRVERKGEAGAVEWAVTWSPIGFGEADGFVSSYCNTVSTPDGGTHEAGFRAALVKGLKAYGELIKEKRAEVITAEDVIANAGALISVFIRNPEFQGQTKDRLSSPEGARIVEQLLRDPLDHWLTESPKQANALLGFVIDRAEDRLRRRKDKEVQRAAATRKLRLPGKLSDCSRQAAEGTELFIVEGDSAGGSAKQARDRTTQAILPLRGKILNVASATVDKLRQNVELSDLALAMGVQPGARFNIDDLRYERIVIMTDADVDGAHIAALLITFFYRVMPETIRQGKVFMALPPLYRISAGPLSEYARDDAHREELLKTVFKGKKVEIGRFKGLGEMMASQLKETTMDPKKRTLARITVPDAESSIEDLVERLMGKRAEARFQFIQENARFAVEDLDV
- the kdsA gene encoding 3-deoxy-8-phosphooctulonate synthase, translated to MAPKPQKAPAVSQPNAVITLSEGVQRPVVIGGGARIAFIAGPCQMESRQHALETAHALKEIGERLDVGIIYKTSFDKANRTSATAARGIGLADALPIFAEIKAVTGLPTLTDVHSEAQCAPVAEAVDVLQIPAFLSRQTDLLLAAAATGRAINIKKGQFLAPWDMKNVIAKVVGAGNPNVMACERGASFGYNTLVSDMRALPVLREIGCPVVFDATHSVQQPGGQGTSSGGQREFVPVLARAAVSVGVDAVFIETHPDPDHAPSDGPNMVPLAQFEALARQLIAFDDLAREVGAKAPQPRAA